The following are from one region of the Capsicum annuum cultivar UCD-10X-F1 chromosome 1, UCD10Xv1.1, whole genome shotgun sequence genome:
- the LOC107842766 gene encoding CASP-like protein 1: MASESEKVTPPAEAPVVEPQKRVQPLATRSTDYFAVADVVLRLLVFASALVSVVVMSTSKETEMVPTPRPAKFNYSPALIYFVAALSVAGFFSILTALGSLYSLIKPGCSAKIISHFIVIDLLLLGIVASATGAAASVIYIGLKGNTHAGWGKVCSLYGKFCRYLGASVEVSLFATVMLVLLVLLSVYSLSKKIPK, from the exons ATGGCTAGTGAATCCGAAAAGGTTACTCCCCCAGCAGAAGCTCCGGTGGTGGAGCCACAAAAAAGGGTTCAGCCACTGGCAACTCGGTCCACCGATTACTTTGCGGTGGCCGATGTGGTGTTAAGGTTGTTAGTGTTTGCTTCAGCACTTGTTTCTGTGGTGGTCATGTCAACTAGTAAAGAAACTGAAATGGTCCCAACACCTCGCCCTGCTAAGTTCAATTATTCACCAGCACTCAT ATATTTTGTAGCAGCACTCTCTGTGGCTGGTTTCTTCAGCATACTTACTGCACTAGGCTCATTGTACTCCCTCATTAAGCCTGGTTGCTCTGCAAAGATCATTTCCcatttcattgttattgattTA CTTTTGCTAGGCATAGTGGCATCAGCAACTGGAGCAGCAGCATCAGTGATTTACATAGGACTAAAAGGCAACACTCATGCGGGGTGGGGAAAGGTTTGCAGTTTGTATGGCAAGTTCTGCAGATACCTTGGAGCCTCAGTAGAAGTCTCATTGTTTGCAACCGTTATGCTTGTTCTCCTTGTTCTCCTCTCTGTGTATTCCCTTTCTAAGAAGATCCCAAAGTGA
- the LOC107842746 gene encoding divinyl chlorophyllide a 8-vinyl-reductase, chloroplastic — protein MSVFATSSGLTFQSTKGHNFKQLFSSHFINHVQVSSTVPYAIPFLSVSVSRVPFRVSSRKLKLITASAASTVETPKISFRGKNPKDINVLVVGSTGYIGKFVVKELTNRGFNVIAVARERSGIKGKNSKDDTLEQLNGANVCFSDVTNLETLEKSVESLGVSIDAVVSCLASRNGGVKDSWKIDYEATKNSLVAGRKFGASHFVLLSAICVQKPLLEFQRAKLKFEAELMKEAEEDDGFTYSIVRPTAFFKSLGGQVELVKDGKPYVMFGDGKLCACKPISEQDLASFIADCVLKEDKINQVFPIGGPGKALTPLEQGEMLFKLVGKEPKFLKVPIEIMDFAIGFLDFLVKIFPSLEDAAEFGKIGRYYAAESMLVWDPETGEYNDEATPSYGNDTLEDFFRRVLKEGMAGQELGEQTIF, from the coding sequence ATGTCTGTTTTTGCTACTTCCAGTGGACTCACATTTCAATCAACTAAAGGTCATAACTTTAAGCAACTTTTTTCATCTCATTTCATCAATCATGTTCAGGTAAGCAGCACAGTACCTTATGCAATTCCTTTTCTTTCTGTGAGCGTATCTAGAGTACCCTTTAGAGTTAGTTCAAGAAAGCTTAAACTCATCACAGCTTCAGCTGCCTCTACTGTTGAAACCCCCAAGATTTCGTTCAGAGGTAAAAATCCAAAAGATATCAATGTTTTGGTTGTGGGCTCAACTGGGTATATTGGGAAGTTTGTGGTTAAGGAGTTAACTAATAGAGGGTTTAATGTTATAGCTGTTGCTAGAGAAAGAAGTGGTATTAAAGGAAAGAATAGTAAAGATGATACCTTGGAACAGTTAAATGGAGCTAATGTGTGTTTTTCTGATGTTACTAATTTGGAGACTTTGGAGAAGAGTGTAGAAAGTTTGGGAGTTTCAATTGATGCTGTCGTGTCTTGTCTTGCTAGTCGAAATGGCGGGGTAAAGGATTCTTGGAAGATTGATTATGAGGCCACAAAGAATAGTCTTGTTGCTGGGAGGAAGTTTGGGGCTTCACACTTTGTTTTGCTGTCTGCAATTTGTGTGCAAAAGCCTCTTCTTGAATTTCAGAGAGCTAAGCTGAAATTCGAGGCAGAATTGATGAAAGAAGCTGAAGAGGATGATGGATTTACTTATAGTATTGTTCGACCAACTGCATTTTTCAAGAGCTTAGGAGGTCAAGTTGAATTGGTGAAAGATGGGAAACCTTATGTGATGTTTGGGGATGGAAAGTTGTGTGCTTGCAAGCCGATAAGCGAGCAAGATTTAGCTTCTTTTATTGCTGATTGTGTGCTGAAAGAGGATAAAATCAATCAGGTCTTTCCAATTGGAGGACCTGGAAAGGCGTTGACACCATTAGAGCAAGGTGAAATGTTGTTCAAACTTGTTGGGAAAGAACCCAAATTTCTGAAGGTACCAATTGAAATAATGGATTTTGCAATTGGGTTTCTTGACTTCCTTGTAAAAATATTTCCTTCGTTGGAAGATGCGGCTGAGTTTGGGAAGATTGGGAGGTATTATGCAGCTGAGAGCATGTTGGTTTGGGATCCTGAGACTGGTGAATATAATGATGAGGCAACACCAAGTTATGGAAATGATACATTGGAAGATTTTTTCCGGagagtactgaaagaaggaatGGCTGGTCAAGAGTTGGGGGAGCAAACAATATTCTAA